AGTTGTTTTAGTAAAAGTATGAAAACTTTTTCAGAACATTTTAAAATTAATGGATACTTCAAAAGTTGCTGTTTAAGCGTTTTGAAAATCTTAGCCCCTGTAGGTATCGGGGTAGCATCTTGGAACCGGAGTAACTTTTTTATAAAATTCTTAGTGTCTTTGTATCTTAGAAGCTTAGTAACTTTTCTATATTTGTAACTCAAATAACCATAACTCAAAAAAATGACTTTAATAAAATCTATTTCAGGTATAAGAGGTACAATTGGAGGTAAAGTAGGAGATAACCTGACTCCTGTAGATGCAGTAAAATTTGCATCGGCGTACGGAACTTTTATGAAAAGCAATAGTAAAAAAGAAAAATTAACGGTTGTAATTGGTCGTGATGCGAGGATTTCCGGGCCAATGATTCATAATCTGGTGGTTAATACTTTAATTGGTTTAGGAATTAATGTAATTGATCTGGGACTTTCTACAACTCCAACGGTAGAAGTTGCCGTTCCATTGGAGAAAGCAGACGGAGGTATTATTTTAACAGCTTCTCATAATCCAAAACAATGGAACGCTTTAAAATTACTAAATGAAAAAGGAGAATTTTTAAGTGGTGCCGATGGTGCAAAAATTCTGGAAATTGCAGATGCTGAAGCTTTTGATTTTTCTGATGTTGACAGTTTAGGCGAAATTACTTTGAATGATGCCTATATGGATATTCATATCGACGAGGTTTTAAATTTACCTTTAGTAGATGTTGAAGCGGTAAAAGCAGCTAAATTTAAAGTAGTTGTTGATGGAGTAAATTCATCAGGAGGAATTATTATTCCTAAACTATTAGAATTAATGGGCGTTGAAGTAGTAAAATTATACTGTGAACCAAACGGACATTTCCCTCATAATCCGGAACCATTAAAAGAGCATTTAACTGATATTTCTGAATTGGTCGTTAAAGAAAAAGCGCATTTAGGAGTTGTTGTTGATCCGGATGTTGATCGTTTGGCATTCATTAGCGAAGACGGAGAAATGTTTGGTGAGGAATACACTTTGGTTGCTTGTGCGGACTACGTTTTAAGTAAAACTCCTGGGAATACAGTTTCAAACATGTCATCATCACGTGCTTTGCGTGATGTAACTGTGGGACATAAAGGAAACTACGAAGCAAGTGCAGTTGGAGAAGTAAATGTGGTTGAATTAATGAAGAAGAATAATGCTGTTATTGGAGGAGAAGGTAATGGTGGAATTATTTACCCAGAGTTGCATTACGGAAGAGATAGTTTGGTTGGAGTTGCTTTATTCTTAACGCATTTAGCGAATAAAAAAATGTCGGTTTCTGCATTGAGAGCTTCTTATCCGGAATATTATATGAGCAAAAATAAAATTGAATTGACACCACAAATTGATGTTGATGCAATTTTAACAGCAATGACAGATAAATATAAAAATGAAGATATTTCGACAATTGATGGTGTAAAGATCGATTTTGCTACAGAATGGGTACATTTAAGAAAATCGAATACAGAACCAATTATTCGTATTTATACTGAAGCACCTTCACAAGATGCTGCAGACAAATTGGCTCTTCGAATCATTGATGAAATAAAAGTAATTGCAGGAATTTAATTTCTGAATTCTAAATATAAAAGCCTCTTTTGAACTATTCAAAAGAGGCTTTTTTTTATATCTTATTTTAAAAGATTATTGAACTCGGTGTTTCCATCTTTTATGTGTCCATAAATAATATTCCGGGGCTTCAAGAATTTGTTTTTCGACCTCTTTTAAATACATTTCTGTAATTTCAAAATCGTCATATTCTTTTGGATTATCAGCAAGAGAAAGAAATGTAGCCTCGTAATACCCTCTTTTTATTTTTTTTACTTTTACCATTGTAACAGCCAGATCATATTTTTTTGCCAGCATTTCTGCTCCTGTATGAACAGGGACCTCAATACCCATAAATTTTCCCGAATGAAAAATTCGATCCAGTTTTGGAGATTGATCACTGGCTAAACCATACATGCTCAAAACGCCGTCGCGCTGGTTTTGAGCCATTGTTGGAATTGCTTTTTTAGTCTCAATCATTTCGGTCTTGTATTTTGATCGAATTTTTCGAACCAATTTATCAAAATAGGGATTTGCAACTTTTTTGTAAACCGCAACTCCCTGAAAGCCAATTTTAGGATTAACAGTCATAAGCCATTCATAACTTGCATAGTGAGAAGCCATAAGAATAACACTCTTTTCTCTTTGTGCATAATTTAATACCAAATCGATATTTGTGACATGGAATCTTTTTTCCATTTCTTCCGGAGAAATACTCATAGTCTTGATCATCTCTAAAAACATATCGCACATATGGCTATAGAATTTTTTCTCAATAACTTTTCTTTCCTGATCACTTAAATGTGGCAGTGCAAGCGCAAGATTTTCGCGAACAACTTTTTTGCGATAACCCACAACATGATACACCAGAAAATAGACACAATCTGAAAACCAGTAAAATATTCTAAATGGAAGTATGGAGATAAGCCAAAGAAAAGGGTAGGCTAAAATATAAACGAGAAATTGCATGTAATTTTTTTTACAAATATAAAGTAAAAATGAATAACCAGCGATATTTTGGCTTCTTGCTAACTTGTGTTTAAGAATGACTATATTTACATTTCACAATAAATATTTTTTATGAATACCATTTTAATTGGGATTATAGTTGCCAACGCTCTTATAAGTTACAAAGGGTTTAATGATTATGCATTTTTCAGAAAATACGAATTCCACATTGGAAGCATTCGTTCCGGAGA
The sequence above is drawn from the Flavobacterium sp. N2038 genome and encodes:
- the glmM gene encoding phosphoglucosamine mutase is translated as MTLIKSISGIRGTIGGKVGDNLTPVDAVKFASAYGTFMKSNSKKEKLTVVIGRDARISGPMIHNLVVNTLIGLGINVIDLGLSTTPTVEVAVPLEKADGGIILTASHNPKQWNALKLLNEKGEFLSGADGAKILEIADAEAFDFSDVDSLGEITLNDAYMDIHIDEVLNLPLVDVEAVKAAKFKVVVDGVNSSGGIIIPKLLELMGVEVVKLYCEPNGHFPHNPEPLKEHLTDISELVVKEKAHLGVVVDPDVDRLAFISEDGEMFGEEYTLVACADYVLSKTPGNTVSNMSSSRALRDVTVGHKGNYEASAVGEVNVVELMKKNNAVIGGEGNGGIIYPELHYGRDSLVGVALFLTHLANKKMSVSALRASYPEYYMSKNKIELTPQIDVDAILTAMTDKYKNEDISTIDGVKIDFATEWVHLRKSNTEPIIRIYTEAPSQDAADKLALRIIDEIKVIAGI
- a CDS encoding lysophospholipid acyltransferase family protein, whose product is MQFLVYILAYPFLWLISILPFRIFYWFSDCVYFLVYHVVGYRKKVVRENLALALPHLSDQERKVIEKKFYSHMCDMFLEMIKTMSISPEEMEKRFHVTNIDLVLNYAQREKSVILMASHYASYEWLMTVNPKIGFQGVAVYKKVANPYFDKLVRKIRSKYKTEMIETKKAIPTMAQNQRDGVLSMYGLASDQSPKLDRIFHSGKFMGIEVPVHTGAEMLAKKYDLAVTMVKVKKIKRGYYEATFLSLADNPKEYDDFEITEMYLKEVEKQILEAPEYYLWTHKRWKHRVQ